GTACGGAGGTGAACGAAATGGCGCTAAAGACCCTGGTGAAGCGTTGCAAAGGTTGTGGCATTTGTGTGGCCTTCTGTCCAAAACAAGTGCTTTCCCTGGATGAGGTCGGCAAAATCAAAGTTGTCGACGAGTCCAAATGTATTAAATGTAAGCAATGCGAAATCCGCTGTCCTGATTATGCAATCTTTGTAGAAAAGTAAAGGAGTGATATAAGTGGGTAAAGTCCTTCTCCTGCAAGGCAACCAAGCCTGCGCCGAAGGCGCTATTGCCGCCGGCGTCAAGTTCTTTGCCGGCTACCCCATTACCCCTTCGACCGAAATTGCCGAAGTTATGGCCAAACGCCTCCCCGAGGTTGGCGGCAAGTTCATTCAAATGGAAGACGAAATCGCCAGCATGGGCGCCATCATCGGCGCTTCCCTCACCGGCAAAAAGGTGCTTACCGCCACCAGCGGTCCCGGCTTTTCGCTTAAGCAAGAGCTTATCGGCTATGCCGCCATTGCCGAAGTGCCGCTGGTCATCGCCAACGTCCAGCGCGTGGGCCCCAGTACCGGCCAGCCTACCGCTCCTGCTCAGGGCGACATGATGCAAGCCCGCTGGGGCACCCATGGCGACCATCCGATCATCGCCCTTACGCCGGCCAGTGTGCCTGAGTGCTTCTCGCTTACCATCAAGGCTTATGAGCTTTCGGAAAAATACCGCACGCCGGTCATCATGCTGCTTGATGAAATCGTCGGCCATATGCGCGAACGCATCGAACTGCCTGACTATTCCACTATCACCCCGCCGGTCCGCAAAAAGCCGACAGTCCCGCCGGCCGAATACAAGCCCTATCAGCCTGATGAAGACCTCGTCCCGCCGATGGCCGACTTCGGCACCGGCTACCACTGGCATGTGACCGGTCTGGTTCACGACGAAACCGGCTTCCCCAATGGCTCAGCCGCCGCGACGAAAAAACTTATCAAACGGCTCCATGACAAAATCGAACAAAACTTGGACGACATCATTCTGTACGAAGAATATATGCTCGACGACGCCGAAATCGCCATTGTCACTTACGGCGGCACCGCCCGTACCGCGTATGCGGCGATTGAAAAGGCCCGCGAACAGGGCATCAAGGTCGGTATGCTGCGCCTTATCACCATCTGGCCGTTCCCCGAAAAGGCGATTGCTAACCTGGCCGCAAAAGTGCGGGCTATTGTCGTGCCCGAACTCAACTATGGTCAAATCGTCGGCGAAGTCAAAAAGGCCGTCGAAGGCAAAACAACCGTCAAAGGGCTGGCCAAGTACGACTCGGAGCCCATTTCGCCGCAGGAATTGCTCGACTTTATCGCGAATCTGTAACAGGGAGGCATCGTGATGGAAAAAATCATCGAAAAATACTACCGCCCCCGTCTGCCTCATATCTGGTGTCCGGGTTGCGGCAACGGCATTGTTACCGGCGCCATCGTCAAGGCCATCGACAAATTGGGGCTGGATCAAAATAAAACAGTCATTGTTTCCGGTATCGGCTGCTCGTCCCGCGCTTCGGGCTACCTTAACTTCGACACCGTTCACTCCGCTCACGGCCGCGCTCTGCCGGTCGCTACCGGAATAAAGCTGGCCGAGCCGGATCTTAATGTCATTGTCGTCACCGGCGACGGCGACGGCACCGCAATCGGCGGCAACCACTTCATCCATGCGGCCCGCCGCAACATTAACCTG
The Sporolituus thermophilus DSM 23256 genome window above contains:
- a CDS encoding 4Fe-4S binding protein, with amino-acid sequence MALKTLVKRCKGCGICVAFCPKQVLSLDEVGKIKVVDESKCIKCKQCEIRCPDYAIFVEK
- a CDS encoding 2-oxoacid:acceptor oxidoreductase subunit alpha, which codes for MGKVLLLQGNQACAEGAIAAGVKFFAGYPITPSTEIAEVMAKRLPEVGGKFIQMEDEIASMGAIIGASLTGKKVLTATSGPGFSLKQELIGYAAIAEVPLVIANVQRVGPSTGQPTAPAQGDMMQARWGTHGDHPIIALTPASVPECFSLTIKAYELSEKYRTPVIMLLDEIVGHMRERIELPDYSTITPPVRKKPTVPPAEYKPYQPDEDLVPPMADFGTGYHWHVTGLVHDETGFPNGSAAATKKLIKRLHDKIEQNLDDIILYEEYMLDDAEIAIVTYGGTARTAYAAIEKAREQGIKVGMLRLITIWPFPEKAIANLAAKVRAIVVPELNYGQIVGEVKKAVEGKTTVKGLAKYDSEPISPQELLDFIANL